The Spiroplasma litorale nucleotide sequence TTAATAGTTATTTTAAACCTGTCTCCTGTACTGCTAATAATAATTTTGATAGATAACTTTATAGTAATATTAATATCGATTTTATTTAATGGGGTTTTAAAAGATAAGTATCTAAACGCAGAAAGAAAAACAATAAATTTTTCTAAAAAAATTACTGAGTACTTTAATTCATACGAAGAAATTAAATATAAAAAACTAAATAATAAATTTATAAAAGATATTAATGTTAAGGCTAATAATTTTTATTACTCATCAGATCAAATTGAGGAAATAAAAATAAAGATTAATTCTTTAATAAGTTTAGTTAATATATTTTTTTACTATTTGTTATTTTATATTTCATATCTATTAATTTTAAAAAACACTTTTAACGTAACAGAACTTTTATTTTATACAACAATAAGCGTACATATAAATGGATTCTTTAATACTATAAATGGATTCTTGAACAATTATGAGTCATATAAAATTGCGAGTAATAATTTATTTTTTATATTTACTTTAAGTAAAAAAAATAATGAAAATGCATATAAAAAAATTAAAGAAATTAAATCCATTGAATTTAAAAATATAACAAAGTACATTGGAGCAAAAAAATGTATAAAAGATTTTAATTATACAATAAACGATAATACCCTAATTTATGGAAAAAGTGGAGTTGGAAAAACGAGTATTTTAAAAATAGTTACTGGTTTTTTTAATTCTTTTGACGGTGAGTTATTAATTAATGGCACTACTTTTAAAGATATTGATAAAGAAAATTATAGCAATAATGTAATTTATTTAGGTCAATATGATTTTATATTTGACGGAACAGTTTGAGAAAATATACAACAGTTTAAAAATAAAATTGATGTAAATTTGTTTAAAAGCTATTATTTTTTTGATATTTTAAAAAATAACTCAATAGATATTGATAAAGAAGTCTATGATAATGGTGCAAATCTTAGTAAAGGTCAAAGGCAAATCATCAATTTTATGAGTTTGTTTTTTATAGAAAAACAAGTATATTTAATTGATGAACCATTAAGTAATGTTGAAAAAGAAACCGCATATTACTTATTTAAATTATTTTATGAAAAAAATAAAGATAAATTAATAATAATGACTGATCATGACCCAATTTACAGAAGTTTTTTTCCAAATAGAATTGAGGTAATGTAATGAATAGTTTTAAGATTAAAATAACAATATCAATATTTTTCTTTTTTGTTTTAGTAATACTTTTTTTAAATTACTTTAAAATAGACGAAGTAATAATTGGGAATATAAGTATAGAAAAAAAATTAGACTATTTTGACCAACTTGTAAATGAATATTACATAGTTTCTAAGGAAAAAATAAATATAAATAAAATTGAAAAAGTAGAAGCAATTGTTGATACTTATAAAGTAAGTATTAATAGCGATAAACTATTATTGGTTAATGGATTAATAAAAATTGAAGATGAAATACTTTTTACAAATGCAAAAAACAATGATTATATTTATATATATTTGGGAAAAATAAGTATATTTTCATATTTGTTATATGGATAATATAAATTGTTATAATTAATTTGGTGAAAAAATGAAAGATAATATTGATTTTATTTACGAAGTTGAAATAAAAGAATTAAAAAAATACGAAAAATTATTTTATAAATTATTAAAATATGTAAAAAAGTATACAAACTTAAACAATAAATTATCATTGTCAGTTAATTATATATCAGATGAAAAATCAATTTACTTAAATAATAAGTATAGAAATAAAAACTATGTTGGTGATGTTTTGTCATTTCCTATAAATGATGAATATAATATATACTCGCAAATGAATTTCAAAGAAATTGGGGATATTTTTATCGCACCCAATGAAGCAGCTAAAAAAGCAAATAAATTTAATCATTCACCAAAAACAGAGTATTCATGACTATTTGTTCATGGCCTACTTCATATATTAGGTTTTGATCATGAAACTAAGGAAGAGTCTGAAGAAATGTTTTCGTTAACTGATAAAATATTAAGCAAAATAAAAGTAAAATATATATATTTATAATTTAAAATATATAATTAATATAAAAAGGAATTATTATGGCAAGAAAAAAAGGTTCAAAAAGAGCAAAGGTTAGAACAAGGTTAAAAAATAAGTTCACCAATGCTGCGAGAGGTGTTTATACTGCTTTTAAGGAAGAGTCAACTCTGATTGTATATCTTATTGCAATTATAATTGCAATTGGATTAGGAATTTGGGTAAAACTTGATGTTATTAGCTGATCAATAATTATTTTAACAATTGGAGTTTTGTTAGGTTTTGAATTCTTAAATACATCTATTGAAAATTTTGTTGATTTGCTTAGTTTTGAATACGACATTAAAGTAAAAAAAATAAAGGATATATGTGCCGCTGCAAGTATAATAAATGCCATTTTATCAGTAGTTATTGGTTTTTTAATATATTTACCACCTTTAATTGAAAAAATTAGTGATATGGTGGGCGTTTAGTTATGAATCTAGAAAAAGTATTTAATGTTTTAAAAGATAATGAAAGGTATTGTTACACACCATACTCAAGATTTAATGTAGTTTGCTCTTTATATTTAAAGGATGACACTATTATAAATGGCGTAAATATTGAAAATGCAGCTTATAATCCAACTATTTGTGCAGAAAGATCGATGATTGCACAATTCATTTCAAAAGGGTATATTAATAGTGAAGTGGACTTTATTGCTTTATATGCCAATTCAGATAAACCTGTGTACCCATGCGGTACTTGTAGACAAACATTAGCAGAGTTTTTCTCAGAAAAAACTAAAATTTATATTTTTAATAGTAATGGTTATAATAGTTCGCATATGCTGGGGGAATTATTACCTTATTCATTTAATAAAAATAATCTTGAATAAAGTATTGATTTTATAAGGAGATTTATGTATTACACTAAAGAAAATTTTTGAGTAAAAACTGGTACACAATTTATATGGTTTTTTTCAACATATAGAAATATTGATATTTCAATTGACGAATTAGAAGATTTTATAAGTAACAGAGATTATTTAAGTACAAAAGAATCCAATATATTTACAGATGACGTAATTAATCTCGTTAAGGCATGAGATTACATTAGACTAGTTGTTTTAAATTTCAAAGATGATTTAGAAGGTAACAAAAAATTTACTGATGCTTTTAATTTGGATGTTTTAACTACAATTTATAAAATTCTCGATCCATCTGAAGAATATTGCAATCAATTCATAGTAGAGAATGATAAAAAAACTATATTTATTAAAAAACTGTTTATATTAATAAAAGAATTAGATGATACTTCTGATGTTAATGAAATCTTAGAAAAATTTTGTTTTTCTTTGTATGATTTTATTGTACATAAATATATTGGAGAATGAACAACAATTATGTTTTTTTGTTATTTTACACAAATGGCATTTATTTGTAAGGATATAGGACCAATATTATTTAATGATATTGATGATTTAAATTATGTTTTAGAATTAAGCAAAAAGGTAACAACTTTTCTTGAAACAAATGATAAAAGCAAATGAAAAAATTGTGAAGAATTAAAAGAACTTGAAACAATATGAAATGATAAAATTGAGTTTTTTAATTTGGTTAAAGATAATTTTTAAATAGAAAATGATTGAAGGAACTATTATGTTATATAAGAATAATAAATTTTGAGTAAAATCCGGAGTCGATCACACTTTAAATTTCCTTAAGTTTATAGGCCAAGAATCAGGAAATATTGATCTTGAATGGATTTTTACAGAACTATTTGTAAAAAATAATAGAGGTATAACTCTAGGTGACCGAAGATTTAAAGCATTTGTATTAGCATGAGTTGAAATTAAAAGCATTATTGAGTTATGATACCAAAGATACAAAAAAACAAAAAAATGATTTATAAAAATTAGAGACTTAGAAAATTTATATCTTACATTAGATTGCAATGGTACTTATTGAAAGTTTTTTCAAGAAGAAAGTTTTGAGAGAAAAGAATTTTTAAATGATATAAACAGTTTGCTTAAAAACCTTTTAAAAGCTAAAAATTTAAAAGCAGCACTTGAACCAATATTAATATTTTGTCATAAGCAGTATTTAGAAGGTACTTTTGGTAGATACACAAGTCAATTTATTTGAATATTGTTGCAAACATTTTTAATATTTAAAGATTATAGTCCTATAATTGCAATGGTTGATAAAAATTCACAAACTTTATGATTGTTTCCTTTGATAAACATGTTATATAATG carries:
- a CDS encoding cysteine peptidase family C39 domain-containing protein, yielding MKFKFLKQKNINDCGVAVSAMLINYYCNRNFSLEDIKYENKIQEELLSFLDIENILLNYGIEFISYSCTFKELKEIDISKPHVLSLCNENNETHFIIIIKKNKNKCLIADPNSNDFSWIKIDDLENKFSGFLGLTKLNKKIKFEKRKVLNWYCYLNSNREAILSVLFISIVINFLILLNSNFLKKYINELNFDNQNYKIKFFIIFIMLSLFEISLTFTYKVISKNIKNKIIKNIFSDYISKLNQISIEEFKSLKKEEWYKKIAYIRELADMIVFSSINIPVELILFILTLIVILNLSPVLLIIILIDNFIVILISILFNGVLKDKYLNAERKTINFSKKITEYFNSYEEIKYKKLNNKFIKDINVKANNFYYSSDQIEEIKIKINSLISLVNIFFYYLLFYISYLLILKNTFNVTELLFYTTISVHINGFFNTINGFLNNYESYKIASNNLFFIFTLSKKNNENAYKKIKEIKSIEFKNITKYIGAKKCIKDFNYTINDNTLIYGKSGVGKTSILKIVTGFFNSFDGELLINGTTFKDIDKENYSNNVIYLGQYDFIFDGTVWENIQQFKNKIDVNLFKSYYFFDILKNNSIDIDKEVYDNGANLSKGQRQIINFMSLFFIEKQVYLIDEPLSNVEKETAYYLFKLFYEKNKDKLIIMTDHDPIYRSFFPNRIEVM
- the ybeY gene encoding rRNA maturation RNase YbeY; the encoded protein is MKDNIDFIYEVEIKELKKYEKLFYKLLKYVKKYTNLNNKLSLSVNYISDEKSIYLNNKYRNKNYVGDVLSFPINDEYNIYSQMNFKEIGDIFIAPNEAAKKANKFNHSPKTEYSWLFVHGLLHILGFDHETKEESEEMFSLTDKILSKIKVKYIYL
- a CDS encoding diacylglycerol kinase; translated protein: MARKKGSKRAKVRTRLKNKFTNAARGVYTAFKEESTLIVYLIAIIIAIGLGIWVKLDVISWSIIILTIGVLLGFEFLNTSIENFVDLLSFEYDIKVKKIKDICAAASIINAILSVVIGFLIYLPPLIEKISDMVGV
- the cdd gene encoding cytidine deaminase; its protein translation is MNLEKVFNVLKDNERYCYTPYSRFNVVCSLYLKDDTIINGVNIENAAYNPTICAERSMIAQFISKGYINSEVDFIALYANSDKPVYPCGTCRQTLAEFFSEKTKIYIFNSNGYNSSHMLGELLPYSFNKNNLE